The genomic stretch CCAATCTCATTGGCTTTTGAAGCAGTGAGATGCTGGTAGGATTTGTAAATTGTATATCCTTACTAGTTTGTTTTGCTGAACTTATAAAGAATGAGACACTGGTAGGATGCTAGGGGATGGGTTTGAATTAAGCTTGGTTTTTTTCCAAgctatttattcttttttcttttgtgaacGGTATGAGCTCATATGGTTCTGTTGTTTTTAATTGAAAACCATATGGGCCAAAAAGTAgatatttaatttagaaaatgcAGTTTGTTCCCCCTATGTTCATctatttaatcaaaattaaaataaagaaatcatcTAATTGAATGTGCACTTTGTTCTTCTTAAAGGTTCTGCTTCTTGAGTTTCTCCAGTTCTCTTTACTGCTAACAATGTACTTGTTTATGATATGCGTTGTACTCGGAAAGAAGCATGCGGGAAGatgaacaaaacaaaagaaaacaaccCACATGAGCTTCGGCCGGCCAGTAGAGGGGGTCTGTGGGTGAGGGGGCTGAGTGTTTCAAGTACCTCTCGACATCCCCCCATTGGAGTACCTCCGAAGatgaacaaaacaaagaaaagaagaaagaaataactgGATATGATTAGACGAACGTCATAACAACCATCCATTAGATCAGGAAAGGTTCAAGTCCAATACACTCATATACAAAATCTACAACCCTTTTTTTTGTTTCGGCAGATCCCTTGCACAATACTGATTGCTGAAGCTTCATTTCGCAATGACAGCAGcaaaagacaaaacagaaacCAAGATAGAATCATCTGTTTCGTTATCTAACAGTCACAGCGCATAGATCTTCTCATGATCCGAGTCATACTCATCAAAATCCGAAATATTGGCAGAATAGGACCAGGAAAAAGATTTGCTACCGCTGGCCCTTCTGATGCGTCTCTGGGAGTCGCTGCCAATCCCGAAGTGTTGCCGGAAGACAAAATAGCACAAGCTGGCAAGAGTCCCCATAAGAATTGGAGCTCCAATCACTGTGATAGTAATGGCCATCCATGAACTTTGCTTCTGCTTCCCCACCACCACAAAGGCGATCGATAGGAAAGCGCCACAAGTGCTGAGGCCGGCAGCCCACATGAGCTTGTTGATTACTGAAACCACCAGCTTCTGAGCGCTTGTGTCCCAGGCAACCAAAGTGATCTGAACCACAACAACAGCTAAAGATATGAAGAGGGATGTCGCATTCATGAGGCAGAATAGGCGGAACGCAACCGTGTTGGCTATTCTAGCTTTCCCGACATCTGGACCACTGTCAACATATAGGCCTGGTAAGTTGAACATTGCCAAGAAAGCTATGGAGGCAAACAGAACAGCAACAACTGTGACAGAATTAATGGTATTCTGGACAGCGTCTCGGTGGATTTTCTTGAGTTCCTTCCTTATACCAGAAACCCGCCTATTGGTTTTCTCGTTTTGTATGAATTGTGAGTGCACCTCGTGCTTTATATCGCTCACAGCCTTTTTGAGTTCCATCGCTTCATCTACTTTGCCCACGTGCCTTGCATGCTTTGCGCCAGCTTCAATTAGAGCTTCCTTAATTTCCAATGAAGATTCTCCATATTGGAGTTTATCTGCTAAATCCATTGCAGTTTCGCGCTGATTATTAATGGCGTTCACATCAACAGATGTGTAGTTCAACAAAACGTTAACAAtctgaaagaaaagagagaCTATCAGCAAAACATCTTTTATTGAAATCACCCTGATAATATTTGCATAAAGTGGAAAATTCATCTACATTAAATAAGCCATTCTTGTATTGGGTCTATTAAACAGAAAGG from Diospyros lotus cultivar Yz01 chromosome 9, ASM1463336v1, whole genome shotgun sequence encodes the following:
- the LOC127809621 gene encoding ankyrin repeat-containing protein At2g01680, encoding MDSNSRSLLRLISHQSFFSTVRSGDLESLRRLIEDEGSDRAALMALQNDSGETALYIAAENNLEEVLSYLVKFCDLQVAVIRSKSDMNAFHVAAKRGHLGIVKQLLGLWPELCLVCDSSNTSPLYSASVKDHLEVVNAILDSNPSCLRILRKNGKTALHTAARYGLIYIVKALIDRDQQIVSVKDKKGQTALHMAAKGQDTSVIEELLLADLKILNERDKKGNTAIHVATRKCRPQIVNVLLNYTSVDVNAINNQRETAMDLADKLQYGESSLEIKEALIEAGAKHARHVGKVDEAMELKKAVSDIKHEVHSQFIQNEKTNRRVSGIRKELKKIHRDAVQNTINSVTVVAVLFASIAFLAMFNLPGLYVDSGPDVGKARIANTVAFRLFCLMNATSLFISLAVVVVQITLVAWDTSAQKLVVSVINKLMWAAGLSTCGAFLSIAFVVVGKQKQSSWMAITITVIGAPILMGTLASLCYFVFRQHFGIGSDSQRRIRRASGSKSFSWSYSANISDFDEYDSDHEKIYAL